In Streptococcus parauberis NCFD 2020, the sequence GTCAGTTGGCAATTGTTTGATAATCGCTTCTGCTAAGCCACCTGATGCACCTGTAATTACTATTTTTCTTCCTGCCATTAAATTGTAACTTCCTCTAAATCTTTGACGATTTTAACATTCTCAAAAATACTTGCCGCATCTTTTTCCATTTGTCGGCAATCTCTACTTAAAAAGCGAGCCGAGACATGGTTTAAGAGTAATTTTTCAACACCGGCATTTTTGGCAACTTGCGCAGCCTGCATGTTGGTTGAATGACCATGATTGCGAGCGATCTTTTCATCACCTTTGCCATAAGTTGACTCATGAACTAAAACATCGGCGTTTTTAGCAAGTCTTTCTGAAGCTGGTGTTTTCCGAGTATCACCAATAATGGTAATTATCTTTCCTGGTTTTGGTGCCGAAATATAGTCTTTTGCATAAATAGTTCGGCCATCTTCTAAAACAATATCTTGGCCACTTTTTATTTTACCAAATAGAGGTCCAAAATTGACGCCAGCTGCTTTTAATCTTTCTGCATCTAATGTCCCTTCTAAATCTTTTTGAACGACCCGATACCCCATACAAAAGATAGTATGAGCTAACTTCTCAGTATAGACAATAAATTTATCTGTTTCCAAAATTTTGCCGAGTGATGATTCATCAAACTCATGAAAATTGATTTGATATGGTAGGCGTGATCCTGACAATTTTAAAGATGTTTGAACATAGTTTTTGATGCCAACCGGTCCATAAATATCAATATCTGTTTGTTCATCACTTGCTTGAAATGCTCGGCTTGATAAAAAACCAGGTAAACCGAAAATGTGATCTCCATGTAAGTGAGTAATAAATATTTTTTCTATTTTGCGGGGTTTAATTGTCGTTTCTAAAATTTGTCTTTGTGTTCCTTCACCACAATCAAACATCCATATTTGATTGATTTCATCTAATAACTTTAAAACTAAACTAGAAACATTGCGTTGCTTGGCCGGTTGGCCTGCTCCTGTTCCTAAAAATTGTAATTCCATTCGGTCTATTCTTTCTATTTGTCTAAATGAATAAAAAGCTTAAATTCACGCTCTTTATATTGATAATAGTATTGTCCCTGATAATGTTCAGCAAGAGATAGTACTTCTTCTTGATTATAACCACTAATACTAATCACTTGCTTTGAAAGTTTGAAAACTTTACTGAGCATTACGCCAGCCGGTGTGATATCTTCAATTTCCTTATCACCCCAGTTTAATTTGGCCATATGAATCTGATTAGCCATCACAAATACTTGATAATGGGGGAAAATTTGGGCAATTTCAAATAATAAGTCCGTATTCAATGGATATTCAGTCTCACCAAATATCAATGATTCTTCATTTTCAGACGTGATATAAGCATAGCCGAATGATTTGCCTGAGAGATTTAAACGAATAAATGGTTTTCGTTCATCAAAACTAGGTTGTTCAGTCATCAAATCTAATGCCTGTGACATTTGAAAGTAATAATCAGTAGCCTCTTGTGGTGATTGTTTCTGGTAAATTTCAGCAAAATAAGCATTAATAACACTCGGTGGGGGTGTAATAAAAGCTAATTTTTCAGTTGCTGGTAAATGTTCTAATACATTTTCTAAATAAGGTTTGTCTAGAGTCGTAAAACCGCCATACATAAGTGCTAATGAAATATAATCAGTCATATAAATCGTCTAATCTCCATTTATTTTTGCTGGCAATAAAGCCCGAAATGTCCTCAACTTCTTGATCAAAAGTGTAATTATCTAAAAGAGCTACTTTATTCAATGCATACAGTTTGTAAGCCTTGTCTTGATGAACTTTTATTGAAAATGGTTCAAAACTATCTCTGATTTGATCGATGATCAAATTTCTTAACATTTGGCGACTACCTTTGTCACGCGCTGATAAGCGAACATTGGGAAAAGCTGTCGCAGTCAATCCATCCGCAATGTCCATCTTATTATAAATGGCCAATCTAGGAATAGATAACATATCCAAATCTTTCAAGATATCTAAGACGACCTTCTCATGCTCAGTATGATCAGGGTCACTAGCATCTATAACATGTAGGAGCAAGTCGACATGTCGACTTTCCTCTAATGTTGATTTGAAAGCAGCAACCAATTCTGTTGGAAGATCTTGAATAAAGCCAACTGTGTCTGTTAAAGTAACTTGAAATTGATTTTGTAAGTAAATTTGTTTTGTTGTGGCATCCAAGGTTGCAAAAAGTTCATTTGCCTCATATTGGCCATCATCGGTCAAAACATTCATAATTGTTGATTTACCAGCATTGGTATAACCAATCAAGCCAATTTTAAAGGTTTCTGAACCAATCCGTTTATCTCTAATGGTTTGACGATTTTTCTCAACAACTGCTAGTTGCTTCTCAATATCTGTAATTTGATTACGGATTGACCTACGATTCAATTCTAATTGACTTTCACCAGGTCCTCGACTGCCAATACCACCGGCTTGGCGACTTAGCATAATTCCTTGTCCCACCAAACGTGGTAACATATACTTGAGTTGAGCTAAATGAACTTGCAATTTCCCTTCATGACTTCTTGCGCGCATGGCAAAGATGTCCAGGATTAATTGCATTCTGTCAATTACTTTAACCTCTAGTTCAGCTTCTAAATTAGAATTCTGACGTGCAGTTAAACGGTTATTCACAATAACTGTGTCGATGTCTTCTGCTTCAACAATCTCTTTCAGCTCGGCCAATTTACCTGAGCCAATAAAAGTCTTACTATCATACTTTTCTCTATTCTGAGTATAAGTATTAACAACTTCGGCACCAGCCGTTTCGGCTAAACTGGCTAGCTCTTTCATCGACATGTCAAAGTTTTCACTGGTTTGTAAAGCTACCCCTAGAAGGATAACTCGTTCTTTTTCTACTTTTGTTTCTGTCATTGCCATAAGCTTAGCCTCCAAATTCCGTAAGCTTTATTATACCATAATTCTGATATAAATCTCGAAGCTCAGCCTTGTAAAAATCCATTATTTTTCTAGAAATTGTTCAACAAATTTAAAAACATTATTGGGATAATCATGATCACTAATATGGAAAAAAGTGACCTGCATCCGATTCCTAAACCAGGTTAATTGACGTTTAGCAAATCGTCTCGTATTTTGTTTTAATTTTACTAAGCTATCCTCTAACGACATCTCCCCTCGAAAATAAGGAAAAAGTTCTTTATAGCCTATCCCTCGACACGCTTGAACTTCTGGATGATTATCAAATAACCATTTTGCTTCTTCTAATAGACCAAGTTCGACCATTTGATCAACTCGGTGATTAATCCGATCATAAATAATAGAGCGGTCATCATCTAATCCCACCAAGAGAACGTCATAGGGAAAGTCTTGGTTTTCCATCTCACCAGCAAACTTTTCTAATTCTAAGGCCCGAATCGCTCTGCGACGATTTAACTGATCAATAATAATTTCCTTTTCTGCAAGTAGCTGATAAAGTTCTTCGTCAGTTAAGAGGTCTAATTCCGCTCTGTAGTTTAATAGATCGGTTTGATTAACTTGTCCACCTAAATGGTAACCTTCAATTAAGCTTTGTATATACAAGCCAGTTCCACCAACAATGATTGGTAATTTTTTCTTGTCCTGAATAGTCACAATTGCTTGTTTTGCATCAGATACAAAATCAAAGGCTGAATAAGTCTCGGTGACATCTTTGATATCAGTCAAATGATGTGGAACAGCTGCCATTTCTTCTGGACTAGCTTTAGCAGTTCCTATATCTAGTTGTCGATAGACTTGTTGGCTGTCTCCAGAAATAATTTCGCCATTGTATTTTTGTGCTAATTTAATTCCTAATGCTGTCTTTCCAACAGCTGTTGGACCTAAAACAACAATTATTTTATTCTTCTTTTTCATGTCGTTCTTTCTTTTAAAATTATAGTCAAAGAAACGTCTTTTCCTTGATATTTCTTGTGTTTTCCGTTACCATATATTATAACATAAGAACAGGAACGAAATAGTTATCTGTTTATAGAAATGGAGAATCGCTATGTCTAAAAATTATCAATTTGCTAAAGGTCTAGCAACTGGTGTAGTTGCAACTGCTTTAACTGTTGCTAGCGCTGTATTTGCTGTTAAGAAAACAATTATCGAACCTGAAGAAGAAAAAGAAGCTTTTGTTGAAGAAAATCGTAAAAAAGCTGCTCGTCGTCGTGTAGCTCGTTAATTCTAACAAAAAAGCATATTAAGAAAAGAAGCCGACTTTTAGTCGACTTCTTTTTTGTATAAATAAGCTAAGTAGGTCACCAAGACATAAGAAACTAATAGGGTCGCAATCACAATTTCAGCACTAATTAAGATACTGAGCATCTTTCCCCAATGTAAAAAAATACTGGCCATACGAAGAGATGTAGCACTAATGACATAGGGGAAGGTGAAGGCCGAAAAACCTGGATTAAAGGGACGACGTAAGAGTTTTGGCAATTGCACAAGAACAAAGAAATACATGGCCTGTGAGGTTACCAATAAGAAGATAACCATAGCTTCTTGTGGCGTTTGAAAACTTGATAGATAACCTGCCAACAAAAGGCTAAGTGGTGCACATATGGTTGAAATGTTAGGTTTAACTGCTTCTGGCAAGCCAATTTTATAGGTTTTTATATAGAGGATGGGAAATAGCAAGAAGGTAATGACCAAACAAATCCAAAAGACAATTTTCCCGAATAGAAAAGCCTGGCTTGCTGGTGCTGTAAAAGTCGACATTGCTATCCCAACAAATAAGACTGTCCAAGAAGGATAGACATTCTCCCAAGAAAATTTGATGACAAAGTTGAGGCAGTAATAAGTGATTAAAACCAAATTACCAATAACAAACAACCACCAAAATGGCAGTCCAATCACTTTCAAACCTAATTGAATGGCTAATGATGAAAAGAGCATACCAACCATAAAAAAGGTCGGAAATACTGAGGAAACCAAAGGAGATTGGATTTCCTTTAGAGCTTGCTCTTTATTGGTAATGATCCCCTTTATTAAGAGAAAATATAAGAATAAAGCAAGGGCTGTAAAAGGTAATTTTATGATTGGAAGATAATTGGATAACAGATTGCCTACTGCCATTGTTCCTAAAACTAAACCAGACATAACTAAGGATGGACGATTTTGTTGATGCATTGTTAAACTCTTTTTTCTACTTTATTTTGAAAGTGCAATAATTTTTAATGAACCTTTTAAGACGAAGATAAAAATCAAGCAGCCAATTAACAAATCAGGAATAGGCGATTTGGTCCAGCTAACTAAGAAACTGCTGACTATCAAGCCTACATTAATTAAGATATCATTGGATGTAAAAATTTGTGTCGCCTTCATATGAACTTCCTTTTGATCAGCTTTAGAAATTAGATAAAGGGAGACGATATTGGCAGCTAAGGCCATGAAAGCGACGGTCATCATTCCAATCCCATTTGGCAGATATTGGTGATTAATGACTCTAAAAATGACTTGACCAAAACCAATCAAAGCTAAGACCAACTGTAAATAACCAGCAATGGCAGAAACTAATTTCTTCCGAGATACTGATTGGGCAACTGCCATCAAAGCCATAAAATAAACTAAACTGTCAGCTAACATGTCTAAACCATCAGCTGAAAGTCCTAAAGAATGAAAAAAATAGCCTGCAAGTTCTTCAATCACAAAAAATGACAAATTGATAATCAAAACTTGCCCTAAGATAAATCGTTGAACAATTTGGTTTGTTTTCGAATTTATAGGACCTTCTACTATCTCACTACTAATAATCTGTGATTCTAGGTTTAGTTTGTCAATAGCTTGTAGGAGCTGGTCAGGATTTTCCTGATGGATAACTTTTGCCTGTCTTTCTTCAAAATCAACCGAGATATCTGTAATTCCTGAAAAATCAGACAGTGCCATTCTAACCAGTTGCTCTTCACTGGGACAATCCATTTTATTAATCTGAAAAATTGTTTTTGTGTAGGTCATTCATACTCCTCGTTCTTACAAGACAAAATATTCTCTATTATACCATAGCAAAATAAAAAAAATTCGGTTTCCCGAATTTTTTCAAACTGTTTCTAAAGCTGGTAATGTTTCACCAATTGCTTCTAATCGACTAGCCCATTCTTCACGGCTAAGTCCATTTTCAGTAACATAGCGATTTTTTTCATGTGCGCGGCATTCAGCTGAACAGCCACGTACATATTTGGCTTCATTTTCTTCACTGGCAAAAATTTGCTTATTACAAAATGGATTAGCACAATTCACGTAGCGTTCACAGGGTTGTCCATCAAAGTAATCTTTAGCGACCACAGTAGGATTGACATGATTGATTGGCACTGCAATTCGTTCATCAAAGACATACATGGCACCGTCCCACAATTCCCCTTGAACCTCAGGATCTTTACCATAAGTAGCAATTCCACCATGTAGTTGGCCAACATCTTTAAATCCTTCACGGACCATCCAACCAGAGAATTTCTCACAGCGTACACCGCCTGTACAATAGACAACCACGCGTTTTTCCATGAACTTCTCTTTGTTATCGCGAACCCATTGGGGTAAATCACGGAAATTACGGATATCTGGACGAATTGCTCCGCGGAAGTGACCTAAGTCATACTCATAATCATTACGCGTATCTAAAACCACAGTCTCGTCATCTAGCAAAGCCTCCTTGAATTGACTTGGTGACAAGTATTCACCTGTAGTTTCCAAAGGATTAATATCGCTATCAAAATCTTCGTCTTCTAAGCCTAGATGGACAATTTCTTTTTTGTAACGAACAAACATTTTCTTAAAGGCTTGCGCATCTTCTGTATCTTCTTTAAACCATAAATCGGCAAAGCGTTCATCTGAATGAACCCAATCCATATATTTTTGAGTTGTTTCAAAATCACCTGAAACAGTACCATTAATTCCTTCATCAGCAATCAAAATGCGACCTTTAAGACCGATTGATTTACAAAATTCAAGGTGTTTAGCTGCATAAGCCTCAGCATCTTCAATGGCAACATATTTGTAATAGAGTAAAACTCTAATTTTTTTAGACATAATATCTCCTATAATAAAAAAACTTTGGTTCTATTATAGCTAAAAAGAGTAAGAGCTAGCAAAGTATTAGCTTGAACTATTTTTCACATAATAAAATTAGCATACTTATGTTTACTTTTTGACTTAAATTGAGAAATGTGAAAAAATAATATTAGAAAAGAGAGGGGTTTCATATGATTATTGGGATACCAAAGGAAATTAAAAACAACGAGAATCGTGTAGCTATTACACCTTCCGGCGTGCTTACTCTAACTGAGAACAATCATGAAGTATGGATTGAAACTCAGGCTGGACTTGCTTCAGGTTTTTCAGACCAAGAATATCAAGAACAAGGTGCAATTATTAAATCCAGTCCTGAGGAGACTTGGCAAGCAGATATGGTATTGAAGGTTAAAGAGCCACTACCATCTGAATACAAATACTTTAGACCAGGATTAATCCTCTTTACTTATTTACATTTGGCTCCAGCACCTGAGTTAACTAAAGCCATTATGGATAGTAATATAATAGCTTTAGGATATGAAACACTAGTCGACAATAATACACTCCCTCTTCTCAATCCAATGAGTGAAGTTGCTGGACGTATGGCGACTCAAATTGGTGCTCATTATTTAACTAAAATTGAAGGTGGATCAGGAATCTTACTTGGTGGTGTTCCAGGTGTAAGTAAAGGCCATGTTGTCATTGTGGGAGGCGGTAACGTAGGTGTTAATGCCGCTCAGATGGCAGTTGGCTTAGGAGCACGGGTAACTATTCTAGATATCAATCCTAAACGTTTAGCTGAGTTGGATGCCATGTTCTCTGGTAAAGTACAAACCCTTATGTCCAATAGCTTGAATATAGCTAATAGTGTTCGGGATGCTGATTTAGTTATTGGTGCTGTCTTAATTCCTGGTGCACGTGCTCCAAAACTTGTCACTAAAGAAATGATTTCAACTATGCGGGAAGGATCCGTTGTTATTGATGTGGCTGTGGACCAAGGTGGTATTATTGAAACTGCTGATCGAACCACTACCCATGATGAACCAACTTATATCATTGATGGCGTCGTTCATTATGCCGTAGCAAATATGCCGGGAGCAGTTGCAAGAACGTCAACTATTGCCTTAACAAATGCAACATTAAAATATATTTTAGAGCTGGCAAACAAAGGTTTCAATAAGGCAATTAATGAAAGTCAACCCTTACGTTCAGCATTGAATGTCTATAAAGGCACTATAACAAATAAAGCTGTCGCTAAATCACTTGATTTAACATACCAAGAGCCAAATAATATTTATAATTAAGAAAATATGTTTTACTATTACTAAAGGAGAAAAAATGACTTACGAATTATGTTTAGAATATGGTACTTATCCATTAACCGTTGAGGATGCACAATTAGATCAAGACAATGAAATTCCAGATTTTATTAAAAATGATCAAGACTTATTGGATAAATTAGACCGTATCAATACTTTATTCCATGAATTATTTCTCACAATTGAATGCCAATTTCATTATATAGGTCATGAATATCCAGGAAAACGTCAAGAGATTGCAAAATTATATGATGACATAATTACTACATTACAAAATAATTATGCTGATCAGGATATTATCATTCGCAAATTGTTAATTCATTAATCAAAAAAGCAACTAAGATTTCTCTTAGTTGCTTTTCTTATAAAAAATTTATAATTTCAGCTTCACGGGGTTGGTAGTAACCAATTTCAATCCCTTTTTTTAGTCGATTGTCATATTTTTGGTTCAAATCATCAATTGTTCTTGAATAATTGTCATAATCTGGAACATCATCTCTACTAGTTTCAGGATTCGACATGTCAAAATGTTCAGTTGTTATAATTTCACCATCAGATACTTTTAAATAATCTTCGAAAGCTGCAGTTGAATCGTAAGAAAAATAAGTGTGTAAATGATTGTCTCTCATATTCGATACCTCACAATAATATTATATCAAACAAATAAATAAAGGTTGGAAAATTTCCAACCTTTATATTTTTTAATTTTCTGAATGCCAAATTTCTTGGTTATATTGTTCAATTGTTCTGTCTGATGAGAAAAATCCAGCTTTACCAATATTGTTCACAACTTTAGTCATCCATAGGTCCTGATCTTCATAATCGTTAATCATTTTTTCTTTAACTTCAATATATTCAACTAAGTCAATTAATGTCATAAACCAATCTTTAACAACAAGTTCTTTATATAAGCGAGCCAAGCGTTCGCCATTACCAAGTTGCATCATTTCAGGGCTAATAATAAAGTTAACCGCATCTTTGATTTGAGGATGAGCATCGTAGTAAGATTTTGGAACATATCCACCATCAGCATAAAGATTGATAATAGTATCAGAATCTTTACCAAAAGTATAAATATTATCCACACCAGCTAATTCCGCAATTTCAACATTAGCACCATCCATTGTACCAAGTGTTAATGCTCCATTTAACATAAATTTCATATTACCTGTTCCAGAAGCTTCTTTAGAGGCTAATGAAATCTGTTCTGAAATATCAGTTGCAGGAATAAGATGCTCTGCCACAGTAACATTATAGTTTTCAACTAGGTGAACATTTAAGAAAGGACTAACTTCTGGGTCATTATTAATCAATTCTGAAAGACAAAGAATTAAATGAATTATATCTTGTGCAATAACATAAGCTGGGGCTGCTTTACCACCAAAAATAACAGTAATTTTGCGTTTAGGTAGGTTGCCCTTTTTGATTTCCAAATATTTATGAATGACATAAAGAGCATTCATTTGTTGACGTTTGTATTCATGGAAACGTTTAATCTGTGTATCGATAATAGAGTTTTCATCTAATTCAATACCTTTATTTTCCTTCAAATAACGTTTCAAGGCTAATTTATTATTAAATTTTATCTCTGCTAATTTTGCATGAACTTCTTTATCATCAGCAAAAGCTAATAATTTTTCAAGTTTACTTGCATCAGTGAGATAGTCATCTCCAATTAAATCTTTGATATAAGCAGCCAAATCCTGGTTAGCAAATTCTAACCAGCGACGGAAAGTAATACCATTTGTTTTATTGTTAAATTTCTCTGGGTATAATTGATAGAAAGCTTTCAATTCACTGTTTTTAAGAATTTCTGTATGCAATGCAGCCACGCCATTAACGCTTGTTGCAAAGTGAATATCCATATGAGCCATATGTACACGACCTTCTTGGTCAATAATCTGAACAGAAGAATCATTATTTTCTGATGCAATTAAATCATTTAATTTCTCAATGATTGTTACCAAGTGAGGAACTACTTCATTTAAGTATTCCAAAGGCCATTTTTCTAAGGCTTCTGCTAAGATTGTATGGTTTGTATATCCAACCATTTGTTTCACAATTGACACTGCAACTTCAAATGTCATGTCATACTTTTCAGTTAATAAGCGGATTAACTCAGGAATGACCATTGAAGGATGAGTATCATTGATTTGTACATAAGCATATTCAGGCAAATCAAGAAGATTTGAACCACGTTGGATGGCTTCATCAATTAATAACTGAGCCGCATTTGAGACCATAAAGTATTGTTGGTAAATACGTAATAACTCGCCATTTTTGTCCGAATCATCTGGATAAAGGAATAGTGTTAAGTTTTTTGCAATTTCAGTTTTATCAAATGAAATACCATCCTTGATTAATCCATAATCAATACCATCAATATCAAATAAATTCAGATAATTCTTTGTATCGCGTTTATATCCAAGGACATCAATTCGATCCAGACGTGATTTCAAAGTGAAATTTTTAAATGGTACATCATATGAAATCTCAGTTGGAACTAACCATGAATCTTTTTCAATCCAAAAGTTTGGTTCTGCTTCTTGTTCATTATGATTGAAAACTTGTTTAAAAAGTCCACAGTGATAATTTAAACCAACACCTTCGCCGTTAATCCCAAGACTTGACATTGAATCAATAAAACATGATGCTAGGCGACCTAAACCACCATTACCTAAAGAAGGTTCAAGCTCTTCATCTTCAATTTCAGCTATAGACTTACCAACAGAAGAAAGTTCTTCCTTGACCTCTTGATAAATTCCAAGATTAATAAGGTTATTTGATAATAATTTACCAATTAAAAATTCTGCAGATATATAGTAAACTTTGCGTTTAGCAGTATTCTTTGATTTTCCACTTGCTTCTTCTTTAACGAAATTTAAAAGTGAAATATAAAGTTCTTTATTACTTGCTTCCGCAAGTGACTTCCCTAGATTAGATTCCGCATAAGTTGTAAAAGTGTTCATGTATTCCTCTTTCAATTATTTTTCTTTATTAGCATTTGCTCTTCCATAAAGGTCAGTTAAATGGATAAGATATTCTTTATGAGCTTCAGTTAAATCTTCTTCTAACATCCGCCATTGCCAGTTTCCTCCAAGTGTATTTGGAATGTTCATTCGGCTGTCAGCTTCTTTGTCAAGCAAATCTTGCATACATAAGATTGCTGTATCTCCAACAGATGCAAAAATAGTTCTTAACATTGCTTCTGTAATAGTTTCATCTGCTGCACGACTAATATAAGCTTCTGCGAAACGTGCTTGTTTCACAGTCATATTTTCATACCAACCATTAACTACTTCATTATCATGAGTACCTGTATAGACAATACAATTAGTATCATAATTATGAGGTAAATCAAAGCTTTGGCTGATATGATCAAATAAACCAAATTGAAGAATTTTCATACCTGGAAAGCCAGTAGCTTTCAAGAGTTTTTCCGCTCTTTCGTCGATATAACCTAGGTTTTCGGCAATGATTGGTAGATCTCCTAGTTCATCACGAACAGTTTCAAATAAAGCTAGACCAGGAGCAGATTCCCAGTGGCCATTTCTTGCTGTAGTGTCACCTCCAGGAATTTCCCAGAAATCAGAAAAGCCTTTAAAGTGGTCGATACGAACTTTGTCATAGAGTTTAATGCTTTCTTTAATACGATAAACCCACCATGAAAAATTAGTTTTTTCATGTTCTAACCAATTATAGATAGGATTACCCCAAAGTTGACCATCTTCGCTAAAACCATCAGCAGGTACGCCAGCAATATAAATTGGTTTTTTATCAGCATCAACTTTAAATAGTTCAGGCATAGTCCAAACTTCCACACTATCAGCTGAAACATAAATCGGCATGTCACCAATAATTTCAATACCGTTGGCATTAGCATATAATTTCAATTCTAACCACTGTTGATAAAAGAAAAATTGACAAACTTTATGATAAGTAATCGCTTCTTCTAATTTATCACGGTAGAATTCAAGAGCACTTTCCTCACGTTTGATGATTGATTTATCATCCCATTCTTGTAACGCTTTATTACCAAAGTACTCTTTAATAGCCATAAATTCAGCAAAATCCCTAACCCATTGTGCTGATTTCTCGAATGTTGACAGTTGTTTTTGACCATCCTTACTAGCCATAAAGTTTCTCACAGCAGTTTCGAGGATTGGACGACGTGTGTTAAAGATTATAGCATAATCAACTGATTCTGGGTTATCACCAAAATTTACGTCCTTGTAGTCATCTTCACTAAGGTAACCAGCTTTTGTTAAATTATCAAAATCAATAAAGTGTGTGTTTCCTGCTACTGCAGAAAATGATTGATAAGGTGAATCACCAAAACTTGTCATTGATAATGGTAGAATTTGCCAATATGATTGTTTTGTATCTCTTAAGAAATCAACAAAGTTGAAAGCTGATTTCCCAAATGTTCCAATACCAAATTTCCCTGGTAATGAACTGATATGCATTAAAATGCCACTTGCTCGCTTGCTCATAATTTCTCCTCACAATATATAACTATAAGGAAATTATAGCGCAACCGTTTGCGTAAGTCAATAAAAAAAACAACATTCTTTGTAAATGCTGTTTTTATTTTGAAATATTTCGTACACTTTCTCTTTCTTTCAGTGTAAATGGTACAAATATTTTTTGACTGAGGGTTGATTGTTTGGAACTGATTATTTCCATTAATTGTTTAAAACTTACAATACCTAAATTTTCTACATTGATATCAAAAGTAGTTAGATAAGGATGGACTAACGTTGCATAAGTTGAATTATTGAATGTGATAATTGAAATATCATCTGGTACTTTTAAATCATAGTATGATAAGAGCTGAGTTACACGGACAGAAAGGATTTCTCCTATCACAATTAGTGCTGTTGCCTGAAATTCTTTTATTGTTTCCATCAAATTCTCAACAAGCACTGGATTTTTACGATCAAATAATAACATCGTCTTATTATCCAAACCTAATTTCATACAACCTTTTAGATACCCCATATACCGTTCTGAAGCTACTTCCGAAAGTAAATCATCAGTTATAAATAGAATCTTTTTATGTCCTTTTTCATAAAGATAATTAACTGCTGACTTGGCCATTAATTGATTATCATTATCAATATATGTAATCTTATTTTCAAAACCTTCTGGTGCTCCTACAATAACAAATGGTATGTTATTTGACATTAAATATCGTCTAACTGGGTCTTCTTGTTCTGAATAAAGGATAATAAAGCCATCTACTCTTTTTTGAAGATGCATCAATTTAACCTGCTCCTCCAAATCAGTAACAGTCATACCTGTTGCAATAGAGACAGTAAAGTGATTAGCCTTCGCTTCATTTGTAATTGTCGATAGAATTTGCATAAAAAATGGTTCACTGAGCCGATCTTTAAAGGTAATTGGTGGAAATACTAAACCAATATTTTGAGTCAATCCACTGGCAAGCATTTGCGCAGCTACATTTGGCACATATCCTAAATCATTCATTGCCTTTCTAACTTTATCCTTTGTTTTTTGAGAAA encodes:
- a CDS encoding LacI family DNA-binding transcriptional regulator; amino-acid sequence: MVTIKDVAFKAGVNPSTVSRVLKDNHSISQKTKDKVRKAMNDLGYVPNVAAQMLASGLTQNIGLVFPPITFKDRLSEPFFMQILSTITNEAKANHFTVSIATGMTVTDLEEQVKLMHLQKRVDGFIILYSEQEDPVRRYLMSNNIPFVIVGAPEGFENKITYIDNDNQLMAKSAVNYLYEKGHKKILFITDDLLSEVASERYMGYLKGCMKLGLDNKTMLLFDRKNPVLVENLMETIKEFQATALIVIGEILSVRVTQLLSYYDLKVPDDISIITFNNSTYATLVHPYLTTFDINVENLGIVSFKQLMEIISSKQSTLSQKIFVPFTLKERESVRNISK